A single genomic interval of Oryctolagus cuniculus chromosome 19, mOryCun1.1, whole genome shotgun sequence harbors:
- the SNRNP25 gene encoding U11/U12 small nuclear ribonucleoprotein 25 kDa protein, with amino-acid sequence MVVQDPLLCDLPIQVTLEEINSQIALEYGQAMTVRVSKMDGEVMPVVVVQNATVLDLKKAIQRYVQLKQEREGGIQHISWSYVWRTYHLTSAGEKLTEDRKKLRDYGIRNRDEVSFIKKLRQK; translated from the exons ATGGTGGTGCAGGACCCGCTGCTCTGCGACCTGCCGATCCAG GTGACTTTGGAAGAGATCAACTCCCAGATTGCACTAGAATACGGCCAAGCGATGACGGTCCGAGTGTCCAAGATGGACGGAGAAGTCATGC CTGTGGTCGTGGTGCAGAACGCCACGGTCCTGGACCTGAAGAAGGCCATCCAGAGATACGTGCAGCTCAAGCAGGAGCGAGAAGGGGGCATTCAGCACATCAGCTG GTCCTACGTGTGGAGGACGTACCACCTGACCTCTGCGGGAGAGAAGCTCACAgaggacaggaagaagctccgCGA TTACGGGATCCGCAATCGGGACGAGGTTTCCTTCATCAAAAAGCTGAGGCAGAAGTGA